One region of Thunnus thynnus chromosome 14, fThuThy2.1, whole genome shotgun sequence genomic DNA includes:
- the si:dkey-228d14.5 gene encoding transmembrane protein 150A, with protein MIAAQQDMLLWIIFPISLSLVSFIGTWTVYGLAFYNNHVCSLSDWSGNNFCSGNLSTDCCHVPTISSSGTRAPENSLFTATINAGSFLFLLFCIFHHAHIMEKHACHSMLSRIAMAFGVVAALGAFAAGNCNPHYLSLLHYLGAAISFLCICFYTVLLTDLTRKCVLTGYERVLYPLRVVSTTLQTIVTICYTILFAQDEYFYIHLSAIFEWMLSVNLELFELSYVVEFSFFSSFMLSNLLSKREEEKPLMIQMS; from the exons ATGATAGCAGCACAACAAG ACATGTTGCTCTGGATTATCTTTCCCATCTCCCTCTCCCTGGTGTCCTTCATCGGAACATGGACCGT ATATGGCCTGGCCTTCTACAACAATCATGTGTGCTCCCTCAGTGACTG GTCGGGTAACAACTTCTGCAGTGGGAATCTGTCCACTGACTGCTGCCATGTTCCCACCATAAG CTCAAGTGGAACCAGAGCGCCAGAAAATTCACTTTTTACAGCCACAATCAACGCTGGATCCTTTCTGT TTCTGCTGTTCTGCATATTCCACCATGCCCACATCATGGAGAAACATGCATGTCATTCCATGCTGAGCAGGATTGCGATGGCCTTTGGTGTGGTGGCAGCACTCGGGGCGTTCGCAGCTGGAAACTGCAAC CCACATTACCTGTCACTGCTGCACTACCTTGGAGCTGCCATCAGTTTCCTGTGCATCTGCTTCTACACTGTCCTGCTCACTGATCTGACCAGGAAGTGTGTGCTGACGGGATATGAGAGGGTTCTCTACCCTTTACGCGTCGTCTCCACTACACTTCAAACCATCGTCACCATCTGCT ATACTATTTTATTTGCCCAGGACGAATACTTTTATATCCATTTGTCTGCCATATTCGAGTGGATGCTCAGCGTCAACCTGGAGCTGTTTGAGCTCAGCTATGTTGTGGAGTTCAGCTTCTTCTCGTCCTTCATGCTTTCAAATCTGCTGagcaaaagagaggaagaaaagccTCTGATGATACAGATGTCGTGA
- the zgc:110319 gene encoding NFU1 iron-sulfur cluster scaffold homolog, mitochondrial: MASHVRWGLHRLLRTINTTHIRFPDKTSSYHTQCSTQSFRRVQPLSSTGTTHFSIRHLSIQTQDTPNPRSLKFLPGKPVLGSGTLDFPSPSSAECSSLARDLFEIEGVKSVFFGPDFITVTKTDEDVEWTDIKRHALDTIAKFFESGDPITIGAVHHESSMSEDDDDIVSMIKELLDTRIRPTVQEDGGDVIFKGFEDGTVKLKLVGSCTGCPSSTVTLKNGIQNMLQFYIPEVDTVEQVEDEVDEINAKVFSELERKLQD; the protein is encoded by the exons atggcgTCGCATGTGAGATGGGGTCTCCACCGGTTGCTACGGACAATAAATACGACTCACATTAG GTTTCCAGACAAGACGAGCTCATACCACACTCAGTGCTCGACCCAGAGCTTCAGGAGAGTTCAGCCTCTGTCCAGCACAGGAACCACACACTTCTCAA taaGACACCTCTCCATCCAGACTCAAGACACTCCAAACCCCAGAAGCTTGAAGTTTCTCCCTGGTAAACCAGTTCTAGGAAGTGGGACGCTTGACTTTCCCTCTCCGAGCTCAGCTGAATGTTCATCTTTAGCCAG GGACCTGTTTGAAATCGAAGGAGTAAAAAGTGTGTTCTTTGGCCCTGACTTCATCACAGTCACTAAA ACAGATGAGGATGTGGAGTGGACAGATATCAAGCGTCATGCTTTGGATACCATTGCTAAGTTCTTTGAGAGTGGTGACCCCATAACAATAGGAGCAGTGCACCATGAAAGCA GTATGtctgaagatgatgatgatattgtgTCGATGATAAAGGAGCTTCTTGACACCAGAATCAG ACCCACAGTGCAGGAGGATGGAGGTGATGTCATCTTTAAGGGTTTTGAGGACGGCACGGTCAAGCTGAAGCTGGTGGGCTCTTGCACAGGCTGTCCCAGCTCTACAGTGACCCTGAAGAACGGCATCCAGAACATGCTGCAGTTTTATATTCCAGAAGTAGACACGGTGGAACAG GTGGAAGATGAAGTGGATGAAATCAATGCGAAAGTTTTCTCAGAGCTGGAGCGCAAATTACAAGACTAA